In the genome of Cryptomeria japonica chromosome 8, Sugi_1.0, whole genome shotgun sequence, one region contains:
- the LOC131064732 gene encoding uncharacterized protein LOC131064732, translating into MGSNSEHCTEAMNQASGSGDGGSFDCNICLELAQDPVVTLCGHLFCWPCLYRWLQEPSISKECPVCKATVVEDKVIPLYGRGKVGSADPRTKSVPGLSIPDRPSGQRPDTVRTGTDHHYQSHGFNFMAGPGHMPVGSFGNVTFSAGFGLFPSLFGFQMHGFADAPYGSAGMPNGFHHGGPQYPIRRHRRQEAFLSRLFVFLLCCLVACLLFL; encoded by the coding sequence AtgggctcaaattcagaacatTGTACAGAGGCGATGAACCAGGCGTCTGGATCAGGTGATGGAGGCAGTTTTGATTGCAATATATGCTTAGAATTAGCCCAAGACCCTGTGGTTACTCTGTGTGGGCATCTCTTCTGTTGGCCCTGTCTGTATAGATGGCTACAAGAGCCCTCAATATCCAAAGAATGCCCTGTTTGCAAGGCCACTGTAGTGGAAGATAAGGTGATTCCCTTGTATGGAAGGGGCAAAGTGGGATCTGCTGATCCAAGGACAAAGTCGGTACCTGGTTTGAGTATCCCCGATAGGCCCTCTGGACAGAGGCCTGATACAGTTAGGACTGGTACAGACCACCATTACCAATCCCATGGCTTCAATTTTATGGCAGGGCCAGGTCATATGCCTGTTGGGTCCTTCGGAAACGTAACATTTTCAGCGGGGTTTGGGCTGTTTCCTTCCCTTTTTGGATTCCAAATGCATGGTTTTGCCGATGCACCTTATGGCAGTGCAGGTATGCCCAATGGGTTTCATCATGGAGGTCCGCAGTATCCAATAAGACGACATCGGCGGCAGGAGGCCTTCCTGTCAAGGCTGTTCGTATTCTTGCTTTGTTGTTTAGTTGCCTGTCTTCTGTTTCTCTGA